The nucleotide window TTTCATTCAAACTCTTTCATTTCAAAAAGAGACTGCAGCCAGTTTTGCCGGCCATGCAGCACCCTGGCAATAATAATTCGGTCATTCATGACCCGATAAAATATAAGGTACGGGGTCACGACAATCCGTCTGTAGCCACGCTGCGCCCCAGGAGCATCTTCTTCCGGAACGACCGGCCCTGCCTCCGGGAAGTCGGTCAAAAGCTTAATCCCTTCATAAATGCGCCGGCGCAGTATTTCTGCCGCATTCTTATTGTCATGGGAAATATACGAAAACATACTGTCAATGTCATAGTAAGCAGCTTCGGCCAGGACAATCTTCTTAGGCATGCTCTATTCTCTTTTGAAGGGAATCAAAAACCTCTTCGAAATCCCGCATCGGCACCCCAGCGGCAATGTCTCGGTCAATTTCCGACAGCATTTGTCCCAGTCTCTGACGAGCCATTAGCTTTTGGTAAGCCTCATGGCTCATGACCACCAGATCAGCTTCGCCGTTTTTGGTGATAACCACAGGCTCCTGGGTTTCATGGCACAGCCGGGAAAAAGAATTATAATCATGCCGGATAGCGGTGGAAGGCTTTATATTTGTGATAATGGGTGTTTGTTGATTCATGCACACATCTCCTCATCCATTATTCTGTCAATATTATATCATGTGTCCCTTTTATCAGCAATACTGTAAGCTAGCAGGCTGTGTTTAACTTGTGATAATGTCACCTTGTAGATTATCGCGATAAAATGTCAGTATGAACAACGAGGTGCATTATCTATTGTCCCCAGAACAACTCAATAGACATAGCGTGTTACGAAAGCTCATTGACGGTGACCTGACTCTTGCCCAGGCCGCATCCAGCTTAAACCTCAGTAAACGTCAGATGATCAGACTAAAGACGGGATTCATCAAAGAAGGTCCTGGTATCTTAGTTCACAAGAATAGCGGTCGCAAACCCGC belongs to Acetonema longum DSM 6540 and includes:
- a CDS encoding type II toxin-antitoxin system RelE/ParE family toxin, coding for MPKKIVLAEAAYYDIDSMFSYISHDNKNAAEILRRRIYEGIKLLTDFPEAGPVVPEEDAPGAQRGYRRIVVTPYLIFYRVMNDRIIIARVLHGRQNWLQSLFEMKEFE
- a CDS encoding type II toxin-antitoxin system Phd/YefM family antitoxin, translated to MNQQTPIITNIKPSTAIRHDYNSFSRLCHETQEPVVITKNGEADLVVMSHEAYQKLMARQRLGQMLSEIDRDIAAGVPMRDFEEVFDSLQKRIEHA